The Phaeodactylum tricornutum CCAP 1055/1 chromosome 2, whole genome shotgun sequence DNA window AAGcgttctaactgtaaacgaaaaAGGCTTGACTGCCCGAATGCCATCGCGCTATTGGGAGCGTTGGGCCAGTGGCCCTCTTGCTGGAACACGACGCTAGCTAGGAAAGGACCTCTATCTACTAGTACACAGAACCCTTAGAGAAAAAATGGGGTTCATCGTTCACTTACTGAtgttactgacagtgattgtCGCATTCCCGTGCACAATGCTCTGTAGAACCTACGTATCAGAAAATAGTGTTCCCGACTATGATATTGAGCCGGCAAAGTCCAGTATCCCTTCCCCGCAATGGACAGGCAGCACGGCCTCCAACCCAGGCCATTCGGGCCCAATATCCTCGGCGTCTTGCTTGGCCTCGTCTTCGCCATCTTCGTCGGAGTCAGATTCATTATCAAATCGCTGTGTTTTCTTCCTTTGTGTGTGTCCCTGTGTTTGTCCGTCTGTTCGTACCAATTCCATTAGTGTTTGATCGATCAATAGCGGTTGGATTGTGCGCTTGGCGGCCTGCACTTCCGTGACGCGACCGTAGGCGTAGATATCGTGGCAAATTGGAAAGATGAACGATTGCGTCGACAGCGCAGCAGTACCTCGTACATAAGCCAATCGAGCACGATTTTCCATCAGATCGACACCAGCTACACCAACCCATTCGTCAATGGAGACGTTGCCGTCGGGCGTAGCCTCGCCCCTGTTCGGCATGGTTAGAGTAGGTCCCGGCTTTCTAATTTTCGGCTTTGGTAATGGGTCATCCCAAAATTCGTCTGCGGAACGAACGCGGCGGCGCTTTCGTTTATTGGCCTTAATAAGTTCCGGTGCGAGAGGTATCGGTGGAAGACGAGATCGTCGAAAAGTGGGAGGAGGAGGCCTCAAAACATGACTGTGCTCTCCGCCATCCTGTAGCATGAGATGGGAGTCGAGAGCAGCGTCCACCAAGTTGGAGATATATTGTGTCGTCAATGATGAAAGGAGATGGGCCGTGTCGGGGTGGACAGCCGACGACGTTACGTCGCCGGAACCATGCATGATGACGGGCACATCCACCAAAAATGCCGCAACAGCCTGTGAAAAGGCTTCTTTAAAAAGTTCATTTCGCGTCATGACCCGCGTTACTAAAGGTAAAGCACTTTTTTGAGAGTTGCGCTGTTGCAGATATGCACTGTGATTACAGTTCGTATCGCAAATGCATTCGGTAGCAGACGAGTTGTCAAATCACGTCACGTCAATTCCATCGCCCGGTTCTTGGACTTTTGAGTTGCGTTGCGTTGCGATTGTTCATTCGGTGAGGTTCGAGATATCCACGCACTAT harbors:
- a CDS encoding predicted protein codes for the protein MTRNELFKEAFSQAVAAFLVDVPVIMHGSGDVTSSAVHPDTAHLLSSLTTQYISNLVDAALDSHLMLQDGGEHSHVLRPPPPTFRRSRLPPIPLAPELIKANKRKRRRVRSADEFWDDPLPKPKIRKPGPTLTMPNRGEATPDGNVSIDEWVGVAGVDLMENRARLAYVRGTAALSTQSFIFPICHDIYAYGRVTEVQAAKRTIQPLLIDQTLMELVRTDGQTQGHTQRKKTQRFDNESDSDEDGEDEAKQDAEDIGPEWPGLEAVLPVHCGEGILDFAGSIS